One Ethanoligenens harbinense YUAN-3 genomic window carries:
- a CDS encoding LlaJI family restriction endonuclease — protein MMDLGKNIRERCHVNTNEDGDSFVGVKADTEDAIIYFPIGYQLPDDDDDLRIDINNLLSVLAAFMKEDRVIEASKFEAPRTVDFPMHSYLKIIRDFLRTGRYYVETDPQYRTDTKGSANWPRTVREQRALIQKNGSLVFTNMTIRSVTPNSNKQITQIHRYCVYEAFDKMGWLYVPFMPDNPGPHPSTKESIYILNKKLAATHNDVEQGLFTAMRDMLVYIDKRSSDKQYFFGTDFFDTVWERMIDKAFGVEDKEQYFPRTRWLLDYGRVHEKRPLQPDTIMVYSDKYYVLDAKLYKYGWSANPEHLPNGSDINKQITYGEYIKRTKELPNERLYNAFIMPYNKANNLFMINGNMGNIGEAVGDWRGNRENYERIQGIVVDTRYLMYNYIGTSEQQKQELAECIEKVNSRDPVPEPVT, from the coding sequence ATGATGGATTTGGGAAAAAATATCCGGGAACGCTGTCATGTGAATACCAATGAGGATGGTGACAGTTTTGTTGGCGTCAAGGCGGATACTGAAGATGCCATCATCTATTTCCCTATCGGCTATCAGCTGCCGGACGATGACGATGATCTCCGTATCGATATCAACAATCTGCTTAGTGTTCTGGCTGCTTTTATGAAAGAGGACCGGGTAATCGAGGCTTCCAAGTTTGAGGCACCGAGGACTGTCGATTTCCCAATGCATTCATATTTAAAAATTATCAGAGATTTTCTGCGGACCGGGCGTTACTATGTTGAAACCGACCCTCAGTACAGAACAGATACAAAGGGCAGTGCAAACTGGCCACGTACCGTAAGGGAGCAGAGAGCTCTGATACAGAAAAACGGTTCTCTGGTATTCACTAATATGACAATCCGCTCTGTTACACCGAATTCCAACAAGCAAATTACCCAGATACACAGGTATTGTGTTTACGAAGCCTTTGATAAGATGGGATGGCTTTATGTCCCCTTTATGCCGGATAATCCCGGACCACATCCGAGCACGAAAGAATCGATCTATATCCTTAATAAAAAACTTGCGGCCACACATAATGACGTGGAACAGGGATTGTTCACAGCTATGAGAGATATGCTTGTATATATCGATAAAAGGAGTTCAGACAAGCAGTATTTCTTCGGTACGGACTTCTTTGATACAGTGTGGGAGCGAATGATCGATAAGGCGTTCGGTGTTGAGGATAAAGAGCAGTATTTCCCGCGAACCAGATGGCTGCTCGATTATGGCAGGGTCCACGAAAAAAGGCCTCTGCAGCCAGATACGATCATGGTCTACAGTGACAAATATTATGTGCTTGATGCCAAACTCTACAAGTATGGATGGAGTGCGAATCCGGAACATCTGCCGAACGGCTCTGATATTAACAAACAGATTACATACGGAGAATATATAAAGCGGACAAAAGAACTTCCGAACGAAAGATTGTATAATGCTTTCATAATGCCATACAACAAGGCCAACAATCTGTTCATGATCAACGGAAATATGGGTAACATCGGAGAAGCGGTCGGAGACTGGCGCGGCAATAGGGAAAACTATGAGCGTATCCAGGGAATCGTTGTCGATACGAGATATCTCATGTACAACTATATCGGTACTTCCGAACAGCAGAAACAGGAACTTGCTGAATGCATTGAGAAAGTCAACTCCCGAGATCCGGTCCCGGAGCCGGTAACATAA
- the tnpA gene encoding IS66 family insertion sequence element accessory protein TnpA, whose protein sequence is MDTQKIAREFRLSEWGEAVKERIAGGQSVDAFCEEKNISKATYYYRQKKVREAACMELMEKQKRGTGLVPDGWTQLTEAKSVTAGEGTLDIEIAGCHILANAQTDLELLARVCRILRSL, encoded by the coding sequence ATGGATACGCAAAAAATCGCGAGGGAGTTCCGGCTATCAGAGTGGGGCGAGGCGGTAAAGGAGCGAATAGCTGGCGGGCAGAGCGTGGACGCATTTTGCGAAGAAAAAAACATCAGCAAGGCCACCTATTACTACAGGCAGAAAAAAGTACGGGAAGCTGCCTGCATGGAGCTTATGGAGAAACAAAAGCGCGGAACCGGGCTTGTGCCGGACGGCTGGACGCAGCTTACGGAAGCAAAATCTGTTACTGCCGGCGAAGGCACCCTAGACATTGAAATCGCCGGCTGCCATATCCTTGCAAATGCCCAAACCGACCTGGAATTGCTGGCGAGAGTCTGCCGCATCCTGAGATCGCTGTGA
- the istB gene encoding IS21-like element helper ATPase IstB — protein sequence MTELTMERLRENLESLKMKNTLEILDNYLERAVKDELNVVDVLDHIFAEEALSKRRRAYEKQVQMSGFPIKKTLEDFDFSFQPSIDKRQIEELATMRFLENGENIVFLGLPGVGKTHLASALGLVAAKHRFSTYYINCHTLIEQLKKAHFENRLPDKLKTLGKYKMLIIDEIGYLPMDIQGANLFFQLIARRYERVSTIFTSNKTFSQWNEIFADVTIASAILDRVLHHCTVVNIKGESYRLKERKEYMKQKQHIVNTLFEQGQN from the coding sequence ATGACGGAACTGACGATGGAACGTCTCAGGGAAAACCTCGAAAGCCTTAAGATGAAAAACACGCTGGAGATATTGGACAATTATCTTGAAAGAGCTGTAAAGGACGAACTCAACGTTGTAGATGTGCTCGACCATATCTTTGCCGAGGAAGCATTGTCAAAACGGCGACGCGCCTATGAAAAGCAGGTGCAAATGTCCGGATTTCCCATCAAAAAAACGTTGGAGGATTTTGATTTCAGTTTCCAGCCCTCCATTGACAAGCGCCAGATTGAAGAACTGGCTACCATGCGTTTCCTTGAAAACGGAGAGAATATCGTCTTCCTCGGCCTGCCCGGTGTGGGCAAGACCCATCTGGCCTCAGCACTGGGGCTGGTTGCCGCCAAGCATCGATTCTCCACCTATTACATCAACTGCCACACCCTAATTGAGCAGCTCAAAAAGGCTCATTTTGAGAATAGACTACCGGACAAGCTCAAAACTCTGGGCAAGTACAAAATGCTCATTATTGACGAAATTGGCTATCTCCCGATGGATATTCAGGGGGCGAATCTGTTTTTTCAACTGATTGCGAGACGTTATGAGAGAGTCTCCACGATCTTTACCTCCAATAAGACCTTTTCCCAATGGAATGAGATCTTCGCCGACGTCACTATCGCCTCTGCAATCCTAGACCGTGTTTTGCACCACTGCACCGTTGTCAATATCAAGGGTGAGAGCTATCGCCTTAAAGAGCGAAAGGAGTACATGAAGCAGAAGCAGCACATCGTCAACACCCTTTTCGAGCAGGGCCAAAACTAA
- the tnpA gene encoding IS200/IS605-like element ISEha1 family transposase: protein MSEYIHKSHNVSVLMYHFVCPAKYRRAIFSEEVTKTLVEVCGGISERFEMYFVEIGTDKNHVHFLIQSVPKYSPTKIITTVKSITAREIFSKHPEVKKQLWGGELWTDGYFVNTVSKFGSEEVIKRYLQNQGKTEEYKQLYKVETIEQLTLF, encoded by the coding sequence ATGAGTGAGTATATTCATAAATCTCACAATGTCTCAGTGCTGATGTACCATTTTGTATGCCCCGCTAAATATCGCAGAGCGATATTTAGCGAAGAAGTTACCAAAACACTCGTAGAAGTGTGCGGAGGAATAAGCGAACGATTTGAGATGTACTTTGTTGAAATAGGTACAGATAAAAATCATGTGCATTTTCTAATACAATCAGTACCCAAGTACAGCCCGACGAAAATAATCACAACAGTGAAAAGTATAACAGCACGAGAAATATTTTCTAAACATCCGGAAGTAAAAAAACAATTATGGGGTGGAGAATTATGGACGGATGGATATTTTGTGAATACGGTAAGCAAATTTGGCAGTGAAGAAGTAATAAAAAGATACTTGCAGAATCAGGGTAAGACAGAGGAGTATAAACAACTTTACAAAGTTGAAACAATAGAACAACTCACGTTGTTTTAG
- the tnpB gene encoding IS66 family insertion sequence element accessory protein TnpB (TnpB, as the term is used for proteins encoded by IS66 family insertion elements, is considered an accessory protein, since TnpC, encoded by a neighboring gene, is a DDE family transposase.) — MQFGEKPVYLCCGCTDMRKSINGLMTLVQHSFSLDPFVDALFVFCNRSRDRLKILEWDGDGFWLYFKRLERGHFRWPSSDEETTMTLNSEELSCLIDGARLEKKLRRSEVLEHNIS, encoded by the coding sequence ATGCAGTTCGGAGAAAAACCTGTGTATCTTTGCTGTGGGTGCACGGATATGAGGAAATCGATCAACGGGCTAATGACGCTTGTGCAGCACAGTTTTTCTCTCGACCCTTTTGTCGACGCGCTGTTCGTGTTCTGCAACCGAAGCCGTGACCGCCTGAAAATACTGGAGTGGGACGGCGATGGCTTTTGGCTGTATTTCAAACGGCTGGAACGCGGACATTTCCGCTGGCCGTCGTCAGACGAGGAAACCACAATGACGCTGAACAGTGAGGAACTGTCTTGTCTGATCGATGGCGCAAGGCTGGAGAAAAAGCTTCGCCGCAGCGAAGTTCTTGAACACAATATTTCGTAA
- a CDS encoding helix-turn-helix domain-containing protein: MSERTDDNYISLEDAAEYLNIKPVTLRKWIKQKEDLPAHQIGRLWKFKRSELDDWVNSGKSAI; encoded by the coding sequence ATGAGCGAAAGAACAGATGATAACTATATCAGCCTTGAGGACGCTGCAGAATACTTGAACATCAAACCAGTAACTCTGCGGAAATGGATAAAACAGAAGGAAGATCTTCCTGCGCATCAGATAGGGCGGCTCTGGAAGTTCAAGCGTTCCGAACTGGATGATTGGGTGAATAGCGGCAAGAGTGCAATATGA
- a CDS encoding DNA cytosine methyltransferase, with product MKEVIRFFDCFAGIGGFYYGVQQIKSNKYEFRHVAYCEIDKSAQKFYDVACSSEGTQKIQDVKDIKTKKNPNGIMVSDFDILFAGFPCQSFSNVGYRKGFDDPRGQLFFYILDMLDYYKPKYFVLENVQKIHTIQNGSLLDEMKKALCEIGNGYILHTWNLLASDYGLPQKRNRIFFCGIRKDLTEPKGISEPPVVDLKTAKYPTTWHLLEKGAVDPKHYIPQGSRRTILTKPSNWEGDVNIDNAIARPLTATMAKWHRANQDNYFSEAYIAGTDPYVRPSVNLDTEPIRRITPLEGFRLQGFPDKYAEIAKNLKLAYSTQYKLIGNALPVNLAQAVIEHFLNSYL from the coding sequence ATGAAGGAAGTAATTAGATTTTTCGACTGTTTTGCGGGCATAGGAGGTTTTTATTATGGCGTACAACAAATAAAAAGTAATAAATATGAATTTCGCCATGTAGCCTACTGTGAGATTGATAAGAGCGCACAGAAGTTCTACGACGTAGCCTGCTCTTCGGAGGGGACTCAAAAGATACAGGATGTAAAAGATATCAAGACTAAAAAAAATCCGAACGGAATAATGGTGTCAGACTTTGATATTCTGTTTGCAGGATTTCCATGCCAGTCGTTTTCTAATGTGGGCTATCGCAAGGGCTTTGACGATCCAAGGGGACAATTGTTCTTTTATATCCTTGATATGCTTGATTACTATAAGCCGAAATATTTTGTCCTGGAGAATGTTCAGAAAATTCACACCATACAGAACGGGAGCCTTCTTGATGAAATGAAAAAGGCTCTCTGTGAGATCGGAAACGGGTATATTCTGCACACGTGGAATTTGTTGGCATCTGATTACGGATTGCCACAGAAGAGAAACCGTATCTTCTTCTGCGGAATCAGAAAGGACCTGACAGAGCCAAAAGGAATCTCAGAACCGCCTGTGGTAGATTTAAAAACCGCGAAATATCCTACAACGTGGCATCTTCTTGAAAAAGGAGCAGTCGATCCAAAACACTACATACCGCAGGGGTCACGAAGAACGATTCTCACTAAGCCTTCAAACTGGGAAGGTGATGTGAATATTGATAATGCAATAGCGAGACCGTTGACTGCAACAATGGCGAAATGGCATAGAGCAAACCAGGATAATTACTTTAGCGAAGCATACATTGCCGGTACTGATCCGTATGTGCGTCCAAGCGTGAATTTGGACACGGAACCTATACGCAGGATTACTCCATTAGAGGGATTCCGATTGCAAGGATTCCCTGACAAATATGCAGAGATAGCAAAGAACCTCAAGCTTGCCTATTCTACGCAGTATAAACTTATAGGTAATGCGCTTCCGGTTAATCTTGCTCAGGCAGTTATAGAACATTTTTTGAACAGTTATTTGTGA
- a CDS encoding DNA cytosine methyltransferase, with product MLKQNITAINNDTFIVDQLNSVFSKIKIIDRSVDKDEIQRQLLDYYRVKFGNPDLADFQYDFIDLFCGAGGLSVGLEQEGFRPVAAVDKDQSAVLTYRFNRPWLTDGSIIHEDIREIVNQDIFPHVPVVVGGPPCQGFSVVNKHKKENDERNELYRFYVHSVGQAKPDIFLLENVEGILQLYSKIKRDFSKVGYIACEPLVFNTKDFGFPQNRKRAFILGIKKEHQRISGELYQLFKDELQRHMRGTTLSLWDAICDLPALEAKTMKNSTYSENAVWGYTVAGFHDADSEYARLVNQGLPIRVPLLNHRSKYNNDRDIQIFQLLRPGEKSDAESIQEINPYKSRADIFRDKFDKLLAEEPCKAITAHMYYDCNMYIHPYQARGLSPREAARVQGFPDDYLFLGSPNEWYRQIGNAVSPLMARVLASGLKQVLERIYRA from the coding sequence ATGCTGAAGCAAAATATTACAGCAATAAATAACGATACATTCATCGTTGATCAGCTAAACAGCGTTTTTTCAAAAATCAAAATAATTGACAGATCAGTTGACAAGGATGAGATTCAGCGTCAGCTGCTTGATTACTATAGAGTGAAGTTCGGCAATCCTGATCTCGCAGACTTTCAGTACGATTTCATTGACTTGTTCTGCGGTGCAGGCGGACTATCCGTAGGCTTGGAGCAAGAAGGATTTAGGCCTGTGGCTGCTGTTGATAAGGATCAGTCGGCTGTTTTGACATATAGATTTAACAGGCCATGGCTTACGGATGGAAGTATTATTCACGAAGACATCCGTGAAATAGTGAACCAGGATATATTTCCTCATGTTCCAGTAGTTGTGGGGGGCCCTCCATGTCAAGGATTTAGCGTGGTCAATAAACATAAAAAGGAAAATGATGAACGAAACGAGCTTTACAGATTTTATGTTCATTCAGTAGGCCAAGCAAAACCGGACATATTTCTCTTGGAGAATGTCGAAGGTATACTACAGTTGTACAGCAAAATCAAGCGGGACTTTAGCAAAGTGGGCTATATTGCCTGTGAACCGCTCGTGTTTAACACGAAAGATTTCGGTTTCCCTCAAAACAGGAAGAGGGCATTCATCCTGGGCATCAAAAAAGAACACCAGAGAATCTCTGGAGAACTGTATCAATTATTCAAGGATGAGTTGCAGAGACATATGAGGGGGACAACACTCTCGTTGTGGGATGCAATATGTGATTTGCCCGCCTTGGAAGCGAAAACAATGAAAAATAGCACATATAGTGAAAATGCGGTGTGGGGATATACGGTTGCAGGATTTCATGACGCTGACTCTGAATATGCACGGCTGGTTAATCAGGGACTACCTATCAGAGTCCCCTTGTTGAATCATAGGAGCAAATACAATAATGACCGCGATATACAGATATTTCAGCTTTTAAGACCGGGAGAAAAATCAGATGCAGAAAGTATTCAAGAGATTAACCCATATAAAAGTCGTGCAGATATTTTTCGTGACAAATTTGACAAGTTGCTTGCAGAGGAACCATGTAAAGCGATAACGGCACATATGTATTATGACTGCAATATGTACATTCATCCGTACCAAGCAAGAGGTCTGTCACCACGAGAAGCAGCAAGAGTTCAGGGTTTTCCAGATGATTACCTTTTCCTTGGTTCCCCAAATGAATGGTACAGACAAATCGGAAATGCAGTCAGTCCGCTTATGGCGAGAGTGTTGGCCAGCGGACTTAAACAAGTGCTGGAGAGGATATACAGAGCATGA
- a CDS encoding AAA family ATPase: MPNDVTANMADEFERYRSDLKSALSYVEDGSFSWDDAVGLLIIQLKNTDSLNKARRASHATQIQLTSERESVEGSKKTEDFFPTLTLNSSFKSWRISIPARINIRNVEQLSGAARGTTDSWRPDSIQIRRRILNDDGQGNGNPTLQICYGDDLMPLREQLNVDDYLVIVKRKSESSYEAFGVKKDVNLGSGKNMYLSANASNDSTVFMFGRLTVNYDTVERKAGGTNILLYGVPGSGKSWTIEHEYCKPGCLVERLVFHPDYTNADFVGQILPVVDKDKQVTYEFTPGPFTTILRDAYINPTKEYILIIEEVNRGNAPAIFGEIFQLLDRKVEMHDGDDGYPVGTSEYGITHKHMADYIYKGPTHKVRIPSNLSIIGTMNTSDQNVFTLDTAFQRRWRMRLIENNFDNVRSSLANALILDTGVTWKRFCETVNTIIIGNKSKMASAEDKRLGVYFVHEGDLTFDERAIPAEGNATLLTEYNALLGKELLETINDDEKIRLAEIREALMHNRMFPEKVIKYLWDDAFKFNPEALFDTDIVKSLEQVIRMFVYNKGKDRFKIFKQTVRDTLYSAQQQ; the protein is encoded by the coding sequence ATGCCGAACGATGTCACAGCGAATATGGCGGATGAGTTTGAGCGTTATCGCTCTGACTTGAAAAGTGCACTTTCTTATGTCGAGGACGGTTCGTTTTCTTGGGATGACGCCGTCGGGTTGCTCATCATCCAGCTAAAAAATACAGACAGCTTGAATAAAGCACGGAGAGCAAGCCACGCCACACAGATACAATTGACAAGTGAACGAGAGTCAGTAGAGGGCTCCAAAAAAACGGAAGACTTTTTTCCGACTTTGACATTGAACTCTTCTTTCAAAAGCTGGAGGATTTCGATTCCAGCCCGTATCAATATTAGGAATGTCGAGCAGTTGAGCGGTGCTGCACGAGGCACAACGGATTCTTGGAGACCGGACTCTATTCAGATTCGAAGGAGAATCCTTAACGATGATGGTCAAGGGAATGGGAATCCTACACTGCAAATCTGCTACGGTGATGACCTGATGCCTTTGCGTGAGCAGTTGAATGTAGATGATTATCTTGTAATTGTAAAGCGGAAATCTGAATCGTCGTACGAAGCTTTCGGAGTAAAAAAAGATGTGAACCTTGGCAGCGGAAAGAATATGTATCTTTCTGCAAATGCTTCCAATGACAGTACGGTTTTTATGTTTGGCAGGCTGACGGTGAACTATGATACTGTCGAGAGAAAAGCAGGTGGAACCAATATTCTTCTCTATGGTGTTCCTGGTTCCGGCAAGAGCTGGACTATTGAACATGAGTACTGCAAACCTGGGTGTTTAGTGGAACGCTTGGTTTTCCATCCTGATTATACTAATGCAGATTTTGTTGGACAGATATTGCCTGTTGTAGATAAAGACAAACAGGTTACTTACGAATTTACACCCGGGCCTTTTACAACGATTCTTCGAGATGCGTATATAAATCCGACGAAAGAATATATTCTCATCATAGAAGAAGTCAACCGCGGCAACGCACCGGCTATCTTCGGAGAAATATTCCAGCTCCTTGACAGAAAAGTTGAAATGCATGACGGAGATGATGGCTATCCGGTCGGAACGAGTGAGTATGGTATAACACATAAGCATATGGCTGACTACATATACAAAGGCCCTACTCATAAGGTTCGCATTCCATCAAATCTTTCCATCATAGGTACGATGAACACCTCTGACCAGAATGTGTTTACACTTGATACGGCGTTCCAGCGCAGATGGCGTATGAGACTAATCGAAAACAATTTTGATAATGTCAGATCTTCTCTTGCCAATGCTTTGATACTTGATACCGGAGTGACCTGGAAGAGGTTCTGTGAAACAGTTAATACAATCATTATCGGAAACAAGTCTAAAATGGCATCTGCTGAAGACAAACGCCTCGGGGTTTATTTTGTCCATGAAGGTGACCTTACTTTTGATGAGAGAGCGATTCCTGCAGAAGGCAACGCCACTCTGCTCACTGAATATAATGCACTTCTTGGAAAAGAGCTTCTTGAAACAATAAATGATGATGAAAAGATTCGACTTGCTGAAATCCGTGAAGCATTGATGCATAACAGAATGTTCCCGGAAAAAGTCATAAAGTACCTGTGGGATGATGCATTCAAGTTTAATCCTGAAGCACTGTTCGATACCGACATTGTCAAGAGTCTGGAACAGGTTATCCGGATGTTTGTTTATAATAAAGGGAAGGACCGGTTCAAAATTTTCAAGCAGACAGTGCGCGATACGCTATATTCTGCACAACAGCAGTAA
- the istA gene encoding IS21 family transposase translates to MEGANRMDIRSDRQKGLSYTEIARKYNIDPRTAKKYAESEARPVYSLSATKPSKLDPYKEQITVWLEEAPYSAERILEKIQEQGFEGGHSIVREYVRNKKEQLDEKATVRFETMPGLQGQMDWAFFEDHTVPEDGKLKKLYCFLFILGYLRTRYIEFVTDMSTNTLIRCHANAFRYLGGYPEEILYDNMKQVVIKRLLKQEDSTLNRQFEDFAGFYGFKPVLCRPYRGQTKGKIERTVQFVRDNFMIGIKYSSLDDLNGQALAWCNKVNGKVHATTNEIPFERLKKEGLNPLKREYIIDKINLRRVQKDCLISYGGNQYSVPSEYAGEDVAVVALDNVLAVYYEGKQIALHRISYQKKDMVVNAHHYRRLTVKQSFDTENTLLDGDSVIDFPIQQHDLNRYDEVLL, encoded by the coding sequence ATGGAAGGAGCAAACCGGATGGATATCCGAAGCGACCGGCAAAAAGGACTGAGCTACACAGAGATAGCGCGCAAGTACAACATTGACCCGAGGACGGCGAAGAAATACGCCGAGAGCGAGGCGCGACCGGTATACAGCCTGAGCGCAACGAAGCCGTCGAAGCTGGACCCCTACAAGGAGCAGATAACGGTATGGCTGGAGGAAGCGCCGTACTCAGCGGAGCGGATACTGGAGAAAATTCAGGAGCAGGGCTTCGAGGGTGGGCACAGCATCGTGCGGGAATACGTGCGAAACAAGAAGGAACAGTTGGACGAGAAAGCAACGGTGCGGTTTGAAACGATGCCGGGACTTCAAGGGCAGATGGACTGGGCGTTTTTTGAGGATCACACCGTGCCGGAGGATGGGAAGCTGAAAAAGCTGTACTGTTTTCTGTTCATTTTGGGGTACTTGCGGACACGGTACATAGAGTTTGTGACCGACATGAGTACCAACACTCTGATCCGCTGCCATGCCAACGCGTTCCGGTATTTAGGCGGTTACCCGGAGGAAATTCTGTATGACAACATGAAGCAGGTCGTCATCAAACGGCTGCTGAAGCAGGAAGACAGTACCCTCAACCGGCAGTTTGAGGATTTCGCCGGATTCTATGGGTTCAAGCCTGTGCTGTGCCGGCCATACCGAGGCCAGACAAAGGGTAAAATAGAGCGCACGGTACAGTTCGTACGGGATAATTTCATGATTGGCATCAAGTACTCTTCACTTGACGACCTCAATGGCCAGGCCCTCGCATGGTGTAATAAGGTCAATGGGAAAGTCCACGCCACAACAAATGAAATTCCCTTCGAGAGACTAAAAAAAGAGGGCCTTAACCCTCTTAAACGTGAATATATCATCGACAAAATCAATCTGCGCCGGGTACAAAAAGACTGCCTCATCTCGTACGGCGGTAATCAGTATTCCGTGCCATCGGAATACGCCGGCGAAGATGTGGCAGTCGTAGCATTGGACAACGTGCTTGCTGTCTACTATGAAGGAAAGCAAATTGCCCTGCACCGAATATCCTACCAGAAAAAAGACATGGTCGTCAATGCCCATCATTATCGCAGGCTGACCGTCAAGCAATCCTTTGATACAGAAAACACCCTGCTGGACGGCGACAGTGTCATCGACTTTCCTATCCAACAACACGATTTGAACCGGTATGACGAGGTGCTGCTATGA
- a CDS encoding very short patch repair endonuclease codes for MADRISKEKRSWNMSRIRGKDTEIEIKVRQWLFHEGFRFRKNVRKLPGTPDIVLPKYKTVIFVHGCFWHRHPGCKNATTPKTRTDFWNKKFARNVANDRKNKEKLQALGWNVVVVWECELDNKHFLETMERMKAELLNNLL; via the coding sequence ATGGCGGACAGAATTTCAAAAGAAAAAAGAAGCTGGAATATGTCCAGAATACGGGGTAAAGATACGGAAATCGAAATCAAGGTAAGGCAGTGGCTGTTTCATGAAGGTTTCCGTTTCAGAAAGAATGTCCGAAAACTTCCCGGAACACCGGACATCGTCCTGCCGAAGTATAAAACGGTGATATTTGTGCACGGGTGCTTTTGGCACAGGCATCCAGGCTGCAAAAACGCAACCACGCCGAAAACCAGAACTGATTTCTGGAATAAGAAGTTCGCGCGGAATGTTGCCAATGACAGAAAAAATAAAGAAAAACTGCAAGCCCTCGGATGGAATGTGGTTGTAGTCTGGGAATGCGAACTTGATAACAAGCATTTTCTGGAAACAATGGAACGAATGAAAGCGGAACTTCTAAATAATCTGTTATAA